One Luteimonas sp. MC1825 DNA segment encodes these proteins:
- the htpX gene encoding protease HtpX, protein MLKRVALFLATNLAVLALLSIIMSVFGINPQSMGGLLVMALLFGFGGSLISLLSSKWVAKRAAGLHVITQPRNETERWLVDTVARQAQAAGIGMPEVAVYEAPEINAFATGASRNNALVAVSTGLLRSMDHGEAEAVLAHEISHVANGDMVTMALLQGVLNTFVIVLARVVGRAVDGYLSNGREGGGMAYYAIVFALDLVFGLFASLIAMWFSRHREFRADAGGAALAGRDKMVAALRRLSLNQGANTLPKQVAAFGISGGVAHGLRRLMMSHPPLEERIRALEAGSIDGKAALQQGFLA, encoded by the coding sequence ATGCTCAAGCGCGTCGCTCTTTTCCTTGCCACCAACCTGGCAGTGCTCGCGCTGCTCAGCATCATCATGTCCGTGTTCGGCATCAACCCGCAGTCGATGGGCGGGTTGCTGGTGATGGCGCTGCTGTTCGGCTTCGGCGGTTCGCTGATCTCGCTGCTGTCGTCGAAGTGGGTGGCCAAGCGCGCCGCCGGGCTGCACGTCATCACCCAGCCGCGCAACGAGACCGAGCGCTGGCTGGTGGACACCGTCGCCCGCCAGGCGCAGGCCGCCGGCATCGGCATGCCCGAAGTGGCCGTGTACGAGGCGCCGGAGATCAACGCCTTCGCGACCGGCGCGAGCCGCAACAACGCGCTGGTCGCGGTGTCGACCGGGCTGCTGCGTTCGATGGACCATGGCGAGGCCGAGGCCGTGCTGGCGCACGAGATCAGCCACGTGGCCAACGGCGACATGGTGACCATGGCGCTGCTGCAGGGGGTGCTGAACACGTTCGTGATCGTGCTTGCGCGGGTGGTCGGGCGCGCGGTGGATGGCTACCTGAGCAATGGCCGGGAAGGCGGCGGCATGGCGTACTACGCCATCGTGTTCGCGCTGGACCTGGTGTTCGGGTTGTTCGCGAGCCTGATCGCGATGTGGTTCTCGCGCCACCGCGAGTTCCGGGCCGACGCGGGCGGCGCCGCGCTCGCGGGGCGCGACAAGATGGTCGCCGCGCTCAGGCGCCTGTCGCTCAACCAGGGCGCCAACACGCTGCCCAAGCAGGTCGCCGCGTTCGGCATCAGCGGCGGCGTGGCCCACGGCCTGCGCCGGCTGATGATGAGCCACCCGCCGCTGGAAGAACGCATCCGTGCGCTCGAAGCCGGCAGCATCGACGGCAAGGCCGCCCTGCAGCAGGGTTTCCTCGCTTGA
- the gluQRS gene encoding tRNA glutamyl-Q(34) synthetase GluQRS: MPSQPPDPPSRPPYRGRFAPSPTGPLHFGSLLVAFGSWLLARRAGGEWLVRVEDVDPPREAVGAARAQLRTLDAFGLHPDGAVEYQSRRGALYAAALARLAEAGLAFECHCSRADLVASGGIHRRCVSGARRADPAMRLRVPDGTRIAFDDGAHGRIVQDVAREVGDFVLRRADGPWAYQLAVVVDDAAQGITDIVRGADLLDSTPRQLLLQQALGLPRPRYLHLPLVLGADGRKLSKSLHAMPVDDARPLPALRAAWRALGQDPCALPPRAALAPFLAAAVAAVDPARIPQAPVAIAALHNGPAMDGA; the protein is encoded by the coding sequence GTGCCCAGCCAGCCACCCGATCCACCGTCGCGGCCGCCGTACCGCGGCCGCTTCGCACCCTCGCCCACCGGCCCCCTGCATTTCGGCTCACTGCTGGTGGCCTTCGGCAGCTGGCTGCTGGCGCGCCGCGCCGGCGGCGAGTGGCTGGTGCGGGTGGAGGACGTCGACCCGCCGCGCGAGGCGGTTGGCGCCGCACGCGCGCAACTGCGCACCCTGGACGCGTTCGGCCTGCACCCGGATGGCGCGGTGGAGTACCAGTCGCGGCGCGGGGCGCTGTACGCGGCGGCGCTGGCGCGCCTGGCCGAGGCCGGCCTGGCATTCGAGTGCCACTGCAGCCGTGCAGACCTGGTCGCCAGCGGCGGAATCCACCGCCGCTGCGTGTCCGGCGCACGACGTGCCGATCCCGCGATGCGGCTGCGCGTGCCCGACGGCACGCGCATCGCATTCGACGACGGCGCGCACGGCCGCATCGTCCAGGATGTCGCGCGCGAGGTCGGCGACTTCGTGCTGCGCCGCGCCGACGGCCCCTGGGCGTACCAGCTTGCCGTGGTCGTCGACGATGCCGCGCAGGGCATCACCGACATCGTGCGCGGCGCCGACCTGCTCGACTCCACCCCGCGCCAGTTGCTGCTGCAGCAGGCGCTGGGCCTGCCGCGGCCACGCTACCTGCACCTGCCGCTGGTGCTCGGCGCCGATGGCCGCAAGCTGTCGAAATCGCTGCACGCGATGCCGGTCGATGACGCCCGCCCGCTGCCGGCGCTGCGTGCCGCGTGGCGCGCGCTGGGCCAGGACCCGTGCGCGTTGCCGCCACGGGCAGCGCTCGCACCGTTCCTGGCCGCGGCGGTGGCGGCGGTCGATCCCGCCCGCATCCCGCAGGCGCCGGTGGCCATCGCCGCATTGCACAACGGCCCCGCAATGGATGGCGCATAG
- a CDS encoding beta-ketoacyl-ACP reductase yields the protein MQGRVALVTGGTGGIGTAICKRLADAGYRVATNYRNEERAKAWQQEMRAQGCEVALARGDVSSAEDAAAMVRDVEAQLGPVDILVNNAGITRDGTFHKMTAEHWNEVIDTNLNSCFNVTRAVIEGMRERKWGRIIQISSINGQKGQYGQANYAAAKAGMHGFTISLAQENARFGITVNTVSPGYIGTDMVMAVPEAVREKIVAQIPTGRLGRPDEIAYAVAFFLPDEAAWITGANLSANGGQYMGW from the coding sequence ATGCAAGGACGGGTGGCATTGGTGACCGGCGGGACCGGCGGCATCGGCACGGCGATCTGCAAGCGGCTGGCGGACGCGGGCTACCGCGTGGCCACCAACTACCGCAACGAGGAGCGCGCGAAGGCGTGGCAGCAGGAGATGCGTGCCCAGGGTTGCGAGGTGGCGCTTGCGCGCGGCGACGTGTCCAGTGCCGAAGACGCGGCCGCCATGGTGCGCGACGTGGAGGCGCAGCTCGGCCCGGTCGACATCCTGGTCAACAACGCCGGCATCACCCGCGACGGCACCTTCCACAAGATGACCGCCGAGCACTGGAACGAGGTCATCGACACCAACCTCAACTCCTGCTTCAACGTCACCCGCGCGGTGATCGAGGGCATGCGCGAGCGCAAGTGGGGCCGCATCATCCAGATCAGCTCGATCAACGGCCAGAAGGGCCAGTACGGCCAGGCCAACTACGCCGCCGCCAAGGCCGGCATGCACGGCTTCACGATTTCGCTGGCGCAGGAAAACGCGCGGTTCGGCATCACCGTCAACACCGTGTCCCCGGGCTACATCGGCACCGACATGGTGATGGCGGTGCCCGAGGCCGTGCGCGAGAAGATCGTCGCCCAGATCCCCACCGGCAGGCTGGGCCGCCCCGATGAAATCGCCTACGCGGTGGCATTCTTCCTGCCTGACGAAGCCGCCTGGATCACCGGCGCCAACCTCTCGGCCAACGGCGGCCAATACATGGGCTGGTGA
- the phaR gene encoding polyhydroxyalkanoate synthesis repressor PhaR — MAMRVIKKYPNRRLYDTEISSYITIEDVRQLIVDGEDFEVRDAKSGDDLTRQVLLQIITEHEQDGQPMLSTELLSQIIRFYGDSLQGFMGTYLERSMHTFLEQQQQFRQQMGGMLGQTPWAMMNQLTERNMAMWQELQKSLVAGVARPSGEPAGKADKTDSTAAGNQKPRGK, encoded by the coding sequence ATGGCCATGCGCGTCATCAAGAAGTATCCCAACCGCCGTCTCTACGACACCGAGATCTCGAGCTACATCACCATCGAGGACGTCCGGCAGCTGATCGTCGACGGCGAGGACTTCGAGGTCCGCGACGCCAAGAGCGGCGACGACCTGACCCGCCAGGTGCTGCTGCAGATCATCACCGAGCACGAGCAGGACGGGCAGCCGATGCTGTCCACCGAGTTGCTCAGCCAGATCATCCGCTTCTACGGCGATTCCCTGCAGGGCTTCATGGGGACCTACCTCGAGCGTTCGATGCATACGTTCCTCGAGCAGCAGCAGCAGTTCCGCCAGCAGATGGGCGGGATGCTCGGGCAGACGCCGTGGGCGATGATGAACCAGCTCACCGAGCGCAACATGGCGATGTGGCAGGAGCTGCAGAAGAGCCTCGTCGCCGGTGTGGCGCGCCCGTCCGGAGAGCCGGCCGGCAAGGCGGACAAGACCGACAGCACCGCCGCCGGCAACCAGAAGCCACGCGGCAAGTGA
- the phbB gene encoding acetoacetyl-CoA reductase, translating to MGKRVAVVTGGIGGLGTAICRTLAASGQRVIAADLGRDAARVEAFEAAVAGLDVAFMPLDVTDFDACGALVASVESGEGRLDVLVNAAGITRDGTLRKMDRSHWDAVLSVNLDGVFNICRHALEGMTARGHGRIVNISSVNGQTGQFGQTNYAAAKAGMHGFTMALAREVARKGVTVNSVSPGYCETALVMAIPEDIRAGIVDQVPVGRLGRPDEIARTVAFLAAEDAGYITGANIPVNGGMFMSF from the coding sequence ATGGGGAAACGCGTTGCCGTCGTCACTGGCGGCATCGGCGGGCTGGGCACGGCCATCTGCCGGACGCTCGCCGCGTCGGGCCAGCGCGTGATCGCCGCCGACCTCGGACGCGATGCCGCACGTGTCGAAGCCTTCGAAGCCGCGGTCGCCGGGCTGGACGTGGCCTTCATGCCGCTGGATGTCACCGATTTCGACGCCTGCGGCGCCCTGGTGGCCAGCGTCGAGTCCGGCGAAGGCCGCCTGGACGTGCTGGTCAACGCCGCCGGCATCACCCGCGACGGCACGCTGCGCAAGATGGATCGCAGCCACTGGGATGCGGTGCTGTCGGTGAACCTGGATGGCGTGTTCAACATCTGCCGCCATGCGCTCGAGGGCATGACGGCTCGCGGCCATGGCCGTATCGTCAACATCAGTTCGGTGAACGGGCAGACGGGCCAGTTCGGGCAGACCAACTACGCCGCCGCCAAGGCCGGCATGCACGGCTTCACCATGGCCCTGGCGCGCGAAGTTGCGCGCAAGGGCGTGACCGTCAACTCGGTGTCACCCGGCTATTGCGAAACCGCGCTGGTGATGGCCATCCCCGAAGACATCCGCGCCGGCATCGTCGACCAGGTGCCCGTCGGCCGCCTCGGCCGCCCCGACGAGATCGCCCGCACCGTCGCCTTCCTCGCCGCCGAGGATGCCGGCTACATCACCGGCGCCAACATCCCCGTCAACGGCGGCATGTTCATGAGTTTCTGA
- a CDS encoding M48 family metallopeptidase → MRQDPLGRQQQRQSSPRRGFNPRILILIAFLGYGAYYYFSNQTVDPVTGEKVLIDKSLSIEDEKALGLQAYEEILSTERPVDPNLPIAREIREIAQRLIAKVPEVEAALAAENGQQAPGFSAGFEWDVNVIQSEQANAFCLPGGKMAVYTGLVPVAQNDDAMAVVMGHEIAHALLRHGAQRMAQQKLTQVGQMAGAMSGMDPQQQQMVMAAMGYGYLLPYARKHETEADVVGLMLAAAACYDPQEAVPLWERMSASSGGEAPPEFSSTHPNPGTRIENLQSLMPKAMEYQKRFCPQGATAAR, encoded by the coding sequence ATGCGTCAGGACCCGTTGGGACGTCAACAGCAGCGCCAGTCGTCGCCGCGTCGCGGCTTCAATCCCAGGATCCTGATCCTGATCGCTTTCCTCGGCTATGGCGCCTACTACTACTTCTCCAACCAGACCGTCGACCCGGTGACCGGCGAGAAGGTGCTGATCGACAAGTCGCTGTCGATCGAGGACGAAAAGGCGCTGGGCCTGCAGGCCTACGAGGAAATCCTGTCGACCGAACGGCCGGTGGATCCCAACCTGCCGATCGCGCGCGAGATCCGCGAAATCGCGCAGCGGCTGATCGCCAAGGTGCCTGAAGTGGAGGCGGCGCTGGCGGCGGAAAACGGGCAGCAGGCGCCGGGCTTCTCGGCCGGCTTCGAGTGGGACGTCAATGTCATCCAGTCCGAGCAGGCGAATGCCTTCTGCCTCCCCGGCGGCAAGATGGCGGTGTATACGGGCCTGGTGCCGGTGGCGCAGAACGACGATGCGATGGCGGTGGTGATGGGTCACGAGATCGCCCACGCCCTGCTGCGCCACGGTGCGCAGCGCATGGCGCAGCAGAAGCTGACCCAGGTCGGGCAGATGGCGGGCGCGATGAGCGGCATGGACCCGCAGCAGCAGCAGATGGTGATGGCCGCGATGGGTTACGGCTACCTGTTGCCGTACGCGCGCAAGCACGAGACCGAAGCCGACGTGGTCGGCCTGATGCTCGCCGCCGCCGCCTGCTACGACCCGCAGGAAGCGGTGCCGCTGTGGGAGCGCATGAGCGCGTCCAGTGGCGGCGAAGCCCCGCCGGAGTTCTCGTCCACGCATCCCAATCCCGGCACGCGCATCGAGAACCTGCAGTCGCTGATGCCCAAGGCGATGGAATACCAGAAACGCTTCTGCCCGCAGGGCGCGACGGCTGCTCGCTGA
- a CDS encoding SUMF1/EgtB/PvdO family nonheme iron enzyme, with protein sequence MNAPRPASARPRCRAPVIALVTLAVALLAACNRDAGDTDTNADAAGAATGDGSVTITGDDSIAERLTWRAPHVDLPEDDEDMAVTRARAQAALEAGDLDAGPGSAIPLYLAILDRDGDDRTARAGLDRALQDLLAQGDQALAGAGDDIAALRRAQQVAAVARSLRPADKAVRGYLAKVDRAEQLWELNRTAEGELRAGRLGEDGGGALARVREVLALSKGQPRAMQTLAAVESALIRRAEDAAAKGDFDAAEAWLAHASKVREGSATIPDARERVATMRRARVLALRDEAMAALHAADGIERARTRLAQMLTLAAPGDPAVVELRERIDLAVHYGSFRPGQRFTDAAGGGRGPQMVVVPHGGFTMGAGADDRDAEDSERPSRNLRFDRGFALSRHEVTVAEFRRFVEATGHRSRAERRGFSMSYDERSGNFVRRSKADWRTDFSGAPADGVLPVVHVSARDAQAYADWLASVTGQRYRLPSEAEFEYALRAGGSGQYPWGDAAPPPGAGNLTGAGDRSPGGRSWSNAFADYEDGHWGPAPVGSFSANAFGLHDLAGNVSEWVADCWHDSYRRAPGDGAAWVNPGCRTQVVRGGAWASSPVQTRSAWRAPAPVDNTNARVGFRVARDI encoded by the coding sequence GTGAATGCCCCGCGCCCAGCCTCCGCCCGCCCACGTTGCCGTGCGCCCGTCATCGCCCTGGTCACGCTGGCGGTCGCGCTGCTGGCCGCCTGCAACCGCGACGCCGGTGACACCGATACCAACGCCGATGCCGCCGGCGCCGCCACCGGCGATGGCAGCGTCACCATCACGGGTGATGACAGCATCGCCGAGCGCCTGACGTGGCGCGCGCCGCACGTGGACCTGCCTGAAGACGACGAAGACATGGCAGTGACCCGTGCGCGCGCGCAGGCGGCGCTTGAAGCCGGCGACCTCGATGCCGGTCCGGGATCGGCGATACCGCTGTATCTCGCCATCCTGGACCGCGATGGCGACGACCGCACGGCGCGGGCCGGCCTGGATCGCGCGCTGCAGGACCTGCTCGCGCAGGGCGACCAGGCGCTGGCCGGTGCCGGCGACGACATCGCGGCCCTGCGCCGCGCGCAGCAGGTCGCTGCGGTCGCGCGCAGCCTGCGTCCGGCTGACAAGGCGGTGCGCGGGTACCTGGCGAAGGTCGACCGTGCCGAACAGCTGTGGGAGCTCAACCGCACCGCCGAAGGTGAACTGCGCGCCGGGCGGCTCGGCGAAGACGGTGGCGGCGCGCTGGCCCGCGTGCGCGAGGTGCTCGCCCTGTCCAAAGGCCAGCCGCGCGCCATGCAGACCCTGGCCGCGGTCGAGAGTGCGCTGATCCGGCGCGCCGAAGACGCCGCGGCGAAGGGCGATTTCGACGCCGCCGAGGCCTGGCTTGCGCATGCGTCCAAGGTGCGCGAGGGCAGTGCCACGATCCCCGATGCGCGCGAGCGCGTGGCCACCATGCGCCGTGCGCGCGTGCTGGCCCTGCGCGACGAGGCGATGGCCGCGCTGCATGCCGCCGACGGCATCGAGCGCGCGCGCACCCGCCTGGCGCAGATGCTCACCCTGGCCGCGCCCGGCGATCCGGCGGTGGTCGAGTTGCGCGAGCGCATCGACCTGGCGGTGCACTACGGCAGCTTCCGGCCCGGCCAGCGGTTCACCGATGCCGCCGGCGGTGGACGCGGACCGCAGATGGTGGTGGTGCCGCACGGCGGCTTCACCATGGGTGCCGGAGCCGATGACCGGGATGCGGAAGACAGCGAGCGCCCGAGCCGCAACCTGCGCTTCGATCGCGGCTTCGCGCTGTCACGGCACGAGGTGACCGTGGCGGAGTTCCGCAGGTTCGTCGAGGCCACCGGTCATCGCAGCCGGGCCGAGCGGCGCGGGTTCTCGATGAGCTACGACGAGCGCAGCGGCAACTTCGTGCGCCGCAGCAAGGCTGACTGGCGCACCGATTTTTCAGGCGCGCCCGCCGATGGGGTGTTGCCGGTGGTGCACGTCAGTGCACGCGACGCGCAGGCCTATGCCGACTGGTTGGCATCAGTGACGGGCCAGCGCTACCGTCTGCCGAGCGAGGCGGAATTCGAGTACGCGCTGCGCGCCGGTGGCAGTGGCCAGTACCCGTGGGGCGACGCCGCGCCTCCCCCCGGCGCTGGCAACCTCACCGGGGCCGGCGATCGCTCGCCGGGTGGGCGCAGCTGGAGCAACGCGTTCGCCGATTACGAAGACGGCCACTGGGGTCCCGCGCCGGTGGGGAGTTTCTCGGCAAATGCATTCGGTCTTCACGACCTCGCGGGCAATGTCAGCGAATGGGTCGCCGACTGCTGGCATGACAGCTATCGGCGGGCTCCTGGTGACGGCGCGGCCTGGGTGAATCCGGGTTGCCGCACGCAGGTGGTGCGCGGCGGTGCCTGGGCGAGCTCGCCGGTGCAGACGCGCAGCGCCTGGCGCGCACCGGCACCGGTCGACAACACCAATGCGCGCGTGGGGTTCCGCGTCGCGCGCGACATCTGA